GCAAGGTGCATCGGGCAGTGCATGGAGATAACACCGGAATAGGTACCGGCAAAACCCACCATGCCGGTGATGCTGCATTTAAAATGGGTAATCGGCTCCTTGAGCGGAAAATCGTCGGCCGGCTCCATCATCACCATGGTGGAAAAAACTTCACGCGTGGCGTTGATAATGTACTCGGAAAGCTGCTGCTCCGAGAACTTGAGGCTATCAGCAATCTCGGCATTCAGACTCATAGGAGTCCCCCAAGTTTTTCATTCAGCTGCTCAGGCGTAAAGGGTTTTTTGATGCTGTCCTTGGCACCGCTGGCAATGGCGTCGGCAATCACATCCTCGCCACCTTCAGTGGTTATCATGACGATCGGCATCGAGAACCCGTTGGCACGCACGGCCTTGACAAACTCGAGCCCATCCATGTTGGGCATATTGATATCAGAAAGGATCAGGTCGACGGTTTTACCCGAAGTCTGCAGAACGTTCAGCCCTTCAATGCCGTCACCCCCCTCAAGAATGTCGTCAACCGGCAGTCCTGCCTGACGTAGTGAGCGGGAAATTATCTTTCTCATAGTGGATGAATCGTCAACGATCAGGATGTTTGCCATATACCTGTTCCTCCCTGTGCCCCCTGGGCCTTAATTGATTCGTATCATGCAATAGCAATGCTGCTATTTTTAACACAGCTTACACCCAAAATTCAAACCCTGAATTTTCCCATCAGCCGCTGAAGCTCTTCAGCCAGACGGGACAGTTCCTCTGCAGAACGTGAGGAATCCTGTGCCTTGTCAGTGCTTTCCTGCACCACATCGGTAATCTGGCGGATACTCTGACTGATGGAGTTGGTGGTGGCACTCTGTTCTTCAGCCGCTGTGGCAATCTGGCTCATCTGTTGGGTAACATTCTGTATTTCATTGGTTATAACCCCAAGTGCCTCACCGGATCGGCTGGCCTCCCGAGTACCGTTTTCAACCTCAGCCACGCCGTTTTCGATGGCCCGCACCGCGCCACCGGTCTCCTGCTGAATCATGCGGATCATATCACCAATTTCCTTGGTGGCCTTGGTGGTCCGCTCCGAAAGCGCCCGTACTTCATCGGCAACCACGGCAAATCCCCGTCCCTGTTCACCGGCACGGGCTGCTTCAATGGCAGCATTCAAAGCCAGCATATTGGTCTGATCTGCAATATCTTCAATGGTACCGACGATGGTACCGATCTGGTTTGATTTTGCCCCCAGCTCTTCCACGTTGGCAGCAGCTTCACCAACCCGCTCTGCAATCCGCTGCATACCGGCAATGGTCTCCTGAATCACCCGCGCCCCGGTCTCGGTAGCCTGGTCCGCCTCAGCAGCACTTGCTGCAGAGCGGGTGCATGAGCTGGCGATCTCAAACGCAGTGGCAGACATCTCTTCTGCTGCTACCGCCACAGAAGCCGCCTGTCCGGCCATTTCTTCCGAACTTGCCACCATGGCCGAAGAATTACGCCGTACACTTTCGGCAACAGCCGTAACCTGACGGGCATTTGCTGCCACCTGCCCGATTATGACAGCCAGGTTCTCAACAAAGGTATTGAACCAGCCAGCCGTTTCACCGATCTCATCCCTGCTTGAAACCTCTATCCGCTTGGTCAGATCACCTTCTCCGGTGGCAATATCCTTCAACCGCTCAGTCATGCTTGAAATTGATCTAAGTACCGGCAGCACGATAAAGAGCAACAACACGACCTGTCCAATGGCCGATCCGACCAGAACAACCAGCATGATGGTCTTACCCTTGGCAATGGTGCTATCAAGTTCAGCACTGGCCTTCTTGTGCAGTGCTGCGGCAATTTTAGGGATGTAGTCTTCCAGCTGGGGCTGAAACTCATTGATGACATCACGCAGCTCTTCACGCCCTTCAATAACATCACCGCCGCCCTTAAAGGTCGCCACCAATCCCTTGAACTGCTCCACATAGGCCTTGCCAAGCTGCTGGGCCTTGGCGCTGTGCTCCTTGATCTTCTTGTCGACATTAACCTTGTCAAGCTGCTCAAGCACCTTGTAGACCTCACCCACCTCCTTCTCAACCCGGGCGGTCCACTTGTCGTCTTTACGGGTAAAAAACTCACCTTCATATTCGCGGGCCTTCAGCATATGAATCGAGCCCTGCATGGCAGCATGCTGAATCTTGGTGATCCGGTCCATCTGGTCCAGAGATGAGTTAATCTTGTAAAAGGTAAACAGCATCAACCCGGTGACCAACACCGCCACCCCAAGGAGAAAGGCAATTAATGCTGTCATCTTCTGTTTAATCGTAAAATTCATGACAAGGCAGCTCCTTTACGCTAAATGCTTATTTATCAACCAAAGGTAGTAGCATAAAAAGAGGTGATGTCAATCGCTAAAAGCACGCTGGAAGGGGATTGCATGAAACAATCGCATCGTATAGCTCTGGGAGTCAGCAGTTGCCTGTTAGGCCAAAATGTTCGCTATGATGGCGGCCACAAACTGAACCACTACATCGCCGACCTGCTTTCAATCTATTTTGACTTTGTTCCGGTCTGCCCGGAGGTTGAATGCGGCCTGCCAACCCCTCGCGAGGCGATGCATCTGACAGGCGACCCTGCAGCGCCCCGCCTGATCGCGGTCAGGACCGGACGTGATCTGACCGCACAGATGCACAGCTGGTCTGCGCAACGGATACAAGAACTGAAACCACTCCGGTTGCGCGGCTTTATCTTTAAAAAGAACTCTCCCAGTTCCGGACTGTTCCGGGTCAAGGTCTATCAGGACAAAGGCCCTCCACTCACCAGCGGCAGAGGATTATTCGCCCATGCCGTTACGCGTGCCTTTCCACTTCTACCGGTGGAAGAAGAGGGACGCCTTACCGATACCCGGCTGCGGGAGAATTTCATTGAACGGGTCTATGGATACGACCGCCTGTTAACCTTGCTTGACAGTAATCCGGCCAAAGCTGATCTGATCCAGTTCCACACGCTGCACAAGCTGCTGCTGATGGCCCATTCCCCTGATCACTACCGGCGTCTGGGAAAACTGGTGGCCAGCACGTCCCCCGTTCATGCACTGCTGCCATCCTATGCGTCGCTGTTCATGGAGGCACTGCAACTGCTGGCGACGCCTGCCAAACAGACCAATGTCCTGATGCACTGCATGGGCTATTTCAAGAAACAGCTGGAAGCGTGGGAAAAGCAGGAGTTGCTGGAGTTGATTGAGCGTTACCGCATGCAGCAGCTACCGCTGATTGTGCCGATCACGCTGCTTAAGCACCACATGCAACGTTTCGGCCAGCCGTATCTGGAGCAACAACTCTATTTTTCGCCCCATCCGGACGAGTTGATGCTCCGGAACCACGCCTAGCCATTATGGCCAGGACCGTTCAAACCGGTTGCACACAGCCCCCTCTCTGGTATACTCACACGCCAGACGGACAGGGCGGCTCGGGCTGCCCCAAAGGAGATAATCTATGGCCAGGATTATGATTATTGATGACTCGCTTGTCGCCCGGATGAGTCTCAAGGCATGCATCCCTAAAGACGCGGGCCACGAGCTTACAGAAGGAAACGACGGCAGTGTCGCGATTGAGCTGTACCAGTCGTTCAAGCCGGATGTCACCTTCATGGACCTTACCATGCCGGGGGTGGATGGAATCGTCGCCCTGGAGGCGATTCGCAGACTGGACCCGTCTGCCCGGGTGATCATCCTTACCGCTGATATCCAGCGCCGCACGATTGAACGGGTCACTGAGCTGGGGGCCTGTGCCGTCGTCAAAAAACCGCCGGCCAAAGAGGCCGTACTTGCAGAATTGGACAAGGTCCTGGCTGACGGTACAAAGCCATGACCAACTCCACACGTGAACTGACCGAACTTGAAAAAGATGCACTGCAGGAGATCATGAACATCGGTTTTGGCCGGGCTGCTGCCGATCTGGCCGAGATCATCAACCTGCATGTAATCCTGTCTGTACCGCACATCGCTGTCCTGCAGTCGGACGAAGTGATCCGCTACGTACAGGAAGAGATACCCGACACCACCGACATGAGCATGATCACCCAGTTTTTCAGTGGCAAGTTCAGTGGTGGCAGTTTCCTGGTTTTTCCCCACGGAGAAGGCCGTAAGCTTCTGAGAATTTTCGATGGGGAAATGTCTTTACTTGGTGAAAATTACGATATAGATATCCTTGAAAAGGAAACTCTGGTTGAGGTAGGAAACATCATTATCGGCGCCTGTGTCGGCAAGATTGCAGAGATGCTCGGAGATGTCGTCACCTACGCCCCCCCCCGCTTCTTTTCTCAGGAACAGATTTACGGCACCCTGGGAAATGTTCTGAACACATCCGACTCTTTTGCGATTCTATTCAAGACCGTCTTTAATTTTGAGCAGTACAATGTCAGTGGCTACCTGTTTCTGGTCAGCCAATACAGCATCATGCCATGGCTGAAACAGGCCATTGCAGAATTCCTGGGTCCTTATGAGTGAGTACCACCAGATATTCAACACCATCAATCTCGGGTTGGTGGTACTTGATCGCGAACTTACCGTTACCTGCTGGAACCGCTGGATGGAGTTGCACAGCGACATCCCGGCCGAGAGGATTATCGGCCGGAAAATCTGTGATGTCTTCCCTGCACTCTGCGAAAACAGCTTTATCCGGATTGTAAAAAGCGTCTTTGCCTTCGGCAACTACGCCTCATACTCGCAGAAGCTGCATAAATATCTCTTTCCCATGAAAAACCCCCATGGTTCATCTGCGTTATTCCCCCAGATGCAGCAAAACTGCACCTTTGGACCATTGCGGAATGACAACAAAGAGATTTCAGCCATCTACATCACGGTTCAGGATGTAACCGATTTTGTTATCTATGAACACAAACTGATTCAGATGGCCAAGGTCGACGGCTTGACCGGCGTCTTCAACCGCCGTTATCTTGACACCCGGCTTCAGGAGGAGCTGGAGCGTTCCCGGCGGCACGGCAATCCCTTAAGCATCATGATGCTTGATATTGACCACTTTAAAGAGATCAACGACACCCATGGGCATATCTGCGGTGACTACACCCTGCGCAAAATTTCTGAACTGCTGCTGGAACTTGTACGGACCTCAGACATTCTCGGGCGTTACGGCGGCGAGGAGTTTTGCTGCATCCTGCCGGAGACCTCGTTCGAGCAGGCCCTTGTGCTTGCCGAACGCTGTCGTACACAAGTTGCAGCCAGCCAATTTTCCTGTACCGATCACCAAAGCAGAGTGACCGTCAGCATCGGGGTGACCGACCTGCACCGTGACGACACCCTGGACAGTATTATCAAACGGGCAGACGACGCCCTCTATCAAGCGAAACGGACTGGCCGCAACCGGGTCTGCAGCTCTCCCGTACCAGTTGAAAATGCCACATGATCGATGAATTAGCCGAGATACGGGAGGCCTTTGCCCTCGAATCGGTCGAGATGCTGGCTGAAATGGAATCGGCACTTCTGGCCCTTGAAACAGTTCCAGCGCTGGGAGACGACTTCAACCGCCTCTTCAGGGCAGTTCACACCATCAAGGGCTCTGCAAGTATTGTCTCCGCCGATCAGGTAGAGGCTTTCTGCCACGCCCTTGAACATCTGCTGGTGAAGGTCCGGGAACATGAACTGCCGCTGACAAAAGAGCTGTTCACACTCTGTCTGCAGTGTCACGACCATATCAGAAACCTGATCGTTGCCTTTGAATCGGCAGAGACAGAACTCCCCCCCCGCCATGATCAACTCCTGACCATGATTACCCGGTGGCAGCCACCTGACGTTATTGAAGCGGCAGTTCCAGCAGAACCGGATCTGTTGCAAACTGACGAGGTGAACACCGAAGAATCTGCTGCTTCTCAAAAAGTTGTCCGGGTTGACGCTCAAAAGCTGGACCAACTGATCAATCTGGTGGTTGAACTGGTTACCGCCTCTTCAGAACTGGAATCACACGTCAAGCAGACAGGCGACAATGCGTCCCTTGAATCAGCTGCTGCGGTCTCGCTGCTGGTTAAGAAGATTCAGGAACGGGCCATGGTGTTCCGCATGGTACCGGTGGGTGACCTCTTCCGGCGTTTTCAACGCCTGGTGCATGACCTGGCCGCTTCAAGCGGCAAAAAAATCCAACTGATCATTGCCGGGGCCGACACCGAGCTGGACAAGGTTATGGCGGAGCGGCTGCGAGAGCCGCTGGTTCACCTGATCAGAAATGCCATAGACCACGGCATTGAACCCCCTGCAGAACGGCAGGCAGCCGGTAAGCCGGCCACCGGCACCATCAGGATGAACGCCTTTCAGGAAGCCGGCAGTATTGTGATTGAGGTGCGGGATGATGGACGGGGCATCTGCCGGGAGCGGGTGCTGCAGCGTGCAGTTGAACGAGGGTTAATCCGGCCGTTGGAGGTGGTTGACCGTGATCCATTGGCGCTGATCTTTGAACCTGGTTTTTCCACCACGGAAGAAGCCACTCTGCTTTCCGGACGCGGGGTGGGCATGGATGTGGTCAAACGGACCATTGAAGAGCTACGCGGCAAGATCGATGTCACCAGCAGCGAGGGACAGGGGGCCTGTTTTCAGCTCAGGTTGCCACTCTCACTGGCCCTGATTGACGGTTTTATGGTTACAGTCGGAAATGACGCCTACATCCTTCCCATGGATCTGGTGGATGAGACCATTGATCTGCCGGCAGAGGCCGCTGCCGGGCTGCTGCTGCGCGGTTATCTGAATATTCGCGGCGAGGCATTGCCCTGCCTTGATCTGCGCGACATAGTCAAGCCTGCGGTCCCGGCACCGCTTTCACGCTTTATTGTAGTGGTCAAACAGGACGGACGACGGATCGGTCTGGCAGTCGACGTTCTGGTGGGCGAGGTCAAAGCGGTCATCAAACCGCTGGGACGGCTCTACCGGGATGCCCGCATCATCTCCGGAGCCACCATTCTGGGAGACGGTACCATCGCCCTGATTCTGGATCTGCCGGAGTTGTTACGAATACACGGCAGCTAAACAGAACTGACAGGCAATAGATCCAGCATTTGACATCTATTGTTTCGCCGTACTAAAGCTCTTTACGGTAGCGGATCAGCAGATACAACGATCCTGCCCCTGCAACCAGACAGCCGGTCTCCAGCAGCCAGTTCATCGGCTTATCCACCCCCAGGGTCATCATCGGATAGATCATCACCGAGATCAGGCAGTTAACTGCAATCAACGTCAGTAGCCATTTCATCCCGTCATACTCCGGCTATCCGGTGTGCTGCCCGCAGCAGCGTATCAACCATGCCCGGCTCCCCTGCTTCACTGTAGAGGCGCAAAACCGGCTCAGTGCCGGAGGGGCGCACCAGCAGCCAGTCGCCATTATCAAACACAAACTTGAAGCCATCGCTAAAGTTGGTGGTGGCAACCGTCCGGCCTGCAATGGTCGCAGGCGGTTCGTTCCTCAAGCGCTGCAGCAACGCCTCTTTTGCCTCGCTACTGATATGGGTGTCAATCCGGCGGTAGTAAAAGTGGCCAATCTCATCCATAATCTCTTCCAGCTGTTGACGCAGCCCCTTACCGGTCATTGCCACCGTTTCCAGCAACAAAAGCCCCATCAACACGCCGTCCCGCTCCGGGATATGGCCGCTGATACCCAGGCCACCTGACTCCTCCCCACCCATCAGGATCTGCTTCTCCAGCATCAGCTCGCAGATATGTTTGAAGCCAATCGGTGTCTCATACAGCGCCAGATCATATTTTCGGGCCAGCAGGTCAATCATGCGGGTTGATGAAACGGTCTTGACCACACCGCCTGACAGACCTTTGCGTTCCACCAGGTGTTTCAGCAACAGGGTAAAGATCGCATGGGATGAAAAGAACTCGCCGCGCTCATCCACCGCACCGATCCGGTCGGCATCACCATCCAGGGCCAGGCCGACCCGATAGCGGCCGGTTGCCAGCAGGCCGCACAACTCCTGCAGATTTTCGCCGATCGGCTCCGGCGGACGGCCACCAAACGAGGGATTCTGTTCAGCATGGATTTCATCAATTCCCAGCAGGCGCTTAAAAAAACCGCTGCCAGCCCCAAACATCGGGTCAGCCACAGCAGGTATAGCGGCCTTGCGGATCGCCTCAATATCAACCAGATGACCAAGCTGTTGCAGATACCCGGTGGCGGCATCAACCTGCTCAATCCTGCCGCTACGAAAGGCTTCTTCAAACGGAACCGAACGGATCAGACGCCCTTCAGCCCTGTTGTAGGCTACAATCTGTTCCAGCAACCGGGTCGTTTCCGGACGCGCTGAGCCGCCAAAATTTTCCTTAATCTTAAAACCGTTATAGATTGGAGGGTTATGACTGGCCGTAATCATGACGCCAGCCCCGGCCTTCAGTTCTTTGGCCGCCCAGGAAACTGCCGGTGTCGGCGCCACCTCATCACACAAAAATACCCGGATATCATTGCCGGCTGCGACTTCAGCCACCCGGCAGGCAAATTCCCGCGACAGAAAACGCCGGTCATACCCTACCACCAGCCCTTGATCCGCCAACCCCTCACGGGTCATCCAATCCATGGTTGCCTGGGCCACCAGCCCCAGATTATCAAAGGTAAATTCACGGGCAATCACCCCGCGCCAGCCGTCGGTTCCAAATTTTATTTCCACGCTACCCCCTCCAGGACAATCAGGGCTAAGGAAACGAGAAGCTTCCTATTGTTTGCCCTCCATTTTATAGATCCATACCAGTATCTCGGCAACGGCTCGATAGAGCTCAGCCGGGATATGCTCATCCAGGTCAACCTGCATCAACAGGGTCACCAGTTCCGGTGACTCATGCACATAGACGCCTGCTTCCTTGGCACAGGCAATGATCGCCTCGGCCATGATCCCCTTCCCCTTGGCCACCACCACCGGCGCATAAAAGCCCTGCTTATAGGATAGCGCTGCTGCCATCCGCTGGTCATGCAGCTGACGTTCACGAGCCATGTTTCACCACAATGTTCCCCGGATCAAAACCGGCTGCCAGCAGTTGTCCGTGCAACTCTCCGCGTTCCTCTTCCATCAGACTGGCTGTACCCTCATGCTCGGCACCGATCACCAGGTCCAGGCGGGTCCCGTTCAGACTCAAGGCGACCTCCACCCGTCCCAACTGCGGCAGGGTCAAGGCCAGCGAGGTCTCCCAGGGGGTGGTCTGCTGTTCTTCGCTACCACTGCGCCCCCGCCCTTCCCGGTCCTTGATACGCCACTCCATCGGCTGGCCGGGAAACAGTTCGCCATGAAACAGCAATTGACCGGTCTGCAGTGAGGCCAGCTGTTCCTTGACCATTGCAAGGGTACGGGGATCGCTCCCTTCCTCTCGGTGCAGCTGAGCTGAGCGGGCCTCCTGACTGCCCGGCTGTTGGGAAAGCTGTCCCTGCGGCTCCTGCAGCAGTTGTTCCAGGCTGTACTCGCCACTGAACCAGCGGGAAAGATGGGCCTCATAGAACAGGCCGCTCTCCTTCAACCCCTTGCGCAGCATCTGCTCCAGCTGAACCGGATCGGACGGAGCCCCCTGCAACAGGGTGCGCAGGATACCCAGCCCTTCCTTGAGGGGTGCCGCTTGATTCTGCATGCCCAGCAGGGTACTGACCCAGCGCCCGGTCTGGCTGACCAGGGCATCGCCCCCCTTGCCGTAGCGCACCAGTAGAAAGGTGGCAGGATCTTCACCGATAAAGAACAGATTCAGATTGTCACCGACCTTCACTCCCTTGGGCAGCAGCACCGCCATGGCCTGACCACCCACCTGGACCATGAACCGGCCACCACCGAGGGACTGCAGCACATCACCGCGCAGTTGCTGACCGGCCTGGAACCCCTTTAAGGCATCAGCGGAGACCTGGGGTTCAAGCAGGGTAAGACGGTTGCCCTGCATCAATGACTGCAGCAATTTCAGGACACTCTCATCTATTTTTCCGTCAGCGGCAGGTGCAGCACGGTTTTGCAGTGAACGTGCGGACAGATTGGCCGAGGCTCCGTAGGTCATCGCCTCGTCCAGAATGGCAGCCAGGGCAGAGGAGCCGGGCGGCAAACTGCTGACAACCTGCTGCAACCGTCCCATAACAGCACGCTGTGCCTCGCCCTGCCCTTCTTCCTTGCTTACCAGAGCACTGAGCCAACGGGCGGCATCACTTACATTGCTGGGCTGTTCCTGAACCGGCTGCCCCAACAGGGCAAAAACCAGCCTGGGCTGTTGCGTCACCAGTGCCAGTCGCAGTATTTCTCCCTGTGTCATCGGTTTTGACAGCTGCAGTTCCAGCGATTCGCCAGCCAACTGTACTAACACCCGCCCACCGGGTAAACGCCCCTGCACCAGGGCATTGGCCTCTTCACCGGGCTGCAACGGCAAAGGCGCCAGGGGCTGATTGGCCACATCCACCAGGGTCAGCCGCGCCCGCTGAGCAAGATTGAGCAACATCTTCGCAGCAGCATCTTCAAAACCGCCGGTGGAACGTCCGGCAAGCCCTGCAGCGGTATTCGGCGTTTGACCGGACTCACCACCAACTGTCTGGGTAGGCCGCTCAAGCAGCCCGCCGGGCGGGACCACCACCGCGCGACCATCAGTACGATAGGTTAGAAAATCATCCAGAAAACCGGCCAACACACTGGTCTGTCCACTTGATTGGCGCAGCAGATCACCGATACTTTGCAGGGACGAGCGCTGGTGGGGTTCCATGAACTGCTCATTGGAGACCAGCAGAGACAGGAGCCGGGAGGCATCGGACAGGCTGACCGGCGGTGCGCTGACCCCTGGTCTGGCCAGGGCAAAGGTCGGACGGGGATCATTGCCGACAAAGGTCAGTTCAAGGTTTTGCCCCTGACGCACCGCCATCTGCAGATCAAGCTGCAGCTGCAACCCACCGATCTGAACCGGAATCTTGCCTGCCTGGGGCTGGCCGGTCACCTCGGCCGTTACCCGCTGCCCCGGCGCAAGGGTAAGCGGCTGTTGGCTGACCCCAATCGTAGTCGGTTCAACAGGTTCTGCAGGTATTATCGCCAAGTTGGAACTGCGGGACAGCAGGTCATAGACCTGCTGTTGTATGTCAGAGGGAAAGGCCATAATTTGTTTATCGGCAGAAAAGGCAGCGATCTAAAAAATGATCAAGCTCCTCGTCTCTGCAATAAGACGCAGAAAATCATCGGAACTGGCGTATTGCCGGCACGATGATGGGCAGACGACCTTCGCAGCACGTTTTACCCCCAGATCAGATAGCCCGGCTCGTATATCAGCCCCAACTCCGTATGCCTCGGCATCACCCGCACCATAAAACCATAGCGTCCGCAGAAACGGCACTCAAGCTCTCCGGCAAAGCGGTAGCGGCCGCTTTCCAACGTTTCCGTCACTGCCAGTGGAACAATCTCGCCACCACGGATGACCCCCTGATTGTCCAGGACGCCGAAGTACCCTTCCACTGCCACTTCATCCGGCTTCAGGCCACCAAGTCTGACGGTAACACTGACCGGCAGGCTGCTGCCCACCGCCACCGAATCGCTTAATTTTGCCTCGGTGGCCTCAATCCCGACCTGATTCCAGCCTCCGAAGACCCGTTTCTTCCAGGCTGCCAGTTCCTTGGCAAGCCCGAGATCATTGGCCTCAAGCCGCGTCCATTGCCGATAGGAAGGGATATAGGAGAGCTGGGCATACTCCTCAACCATCCGGTCGGTTGAAAAGACCGGACAGAGCGACTGCATCGAGGCCTTCATCATGCTGACCCAATCACGGGGAATACCATCACCGCCGCGCTGATAGTAGAGCGGCACCACTTCCTTTTCCAGCAGGTCATACAAAGCGCCACTCTCCACCTGATTCTGATATTCCAGATCAGCGTAGACCTCACCTTTGCCGATGGCCCAGCCGTTATTGCCCTGGTAGCCCTCACACCACCAGCCATCCAGGATGGAAAGGTTCAGGCCCGCATTAAAGGCCACCTTCATACCGCTGGTACCGCTGGCCTCCATCGGGCGACGGGGTGTGTTCAGCCAGACATCCACCCCCTGCACCAGATGACGGGCCACCTCCATATCGTAATCCTCAATAAAGACGATCCGGTGCCGGAAACGCTCCTGGTGGGAAACCTGTACAATCTGGCGGATCAGTTCCTTGCCTTCGGTGTCGTGGGGATGGGCCTTACCGGCAAAAATGATCTGTACCGGACGATCGGTGTTGTTCAAGATCCGGTCCAAGCGGTCCAGATCCCGCATCAACAGGGTACCCCGCTTGTAGGTGGCAAAACGACGGGCAAAACCGATGGTCAGCACCTCAGGGTCCAGCACCTCATCCGCTGTGGCGATCTCCTTGGCAGTGGCACCAACCTTTTTCAACTGCTCCTTCAGGCGGCAACGGGCAAAATCCACCAGCCGTTCGCGGGTGCTCTGGCGGGTACGCCAGATCTCGGCATCCGGTATCTTGCCGATCCTGCGCCAGACATTGTGATCGGTCGGGTCATCCAGCCAGCGGGTACCCAGGTAGCGTACCAGCAGACTGCCCATCTGGCCTGACATCCAGGTGCGGGTATGGACCCCGTTGGTAATGGAGCTGAGCGGCAACTGCTCTTCCGGCAGCTCCGGCCAGAGGTTCTTCCACATGCTGCGGGAAACCTCGCCATGCAGCTGACTGACACCATTGGCATGACCGGCCAGTTTCAGGGCCAGCACCGCCATGCAGAAGCTCTCGTACTGGTCTGCCGGGTTCTGACGTCCCAGCCCCAGAAATTCGTCCCGCGAAAGGTTGAATGACCTGATATATTTAGTGAAGTACTTATCCAGCATTTCAGTAGGGAAGTGATCAATGCCGGCCTCAACCGGGGTGTGGGTGGTAAAGATGTTACCGGCCCTGGTCACCTCACGGGCCTCGTTAAAGCTGATCTTGCGCTTCTCCATCACCAGCCTGATCCGCTCCAGGGCCAGGAAGGCGGCATGGCCTTCATTCATATGGCAGACATTGGGAATGATCCGCAGGGCACGCAGGGCACGCACCCCGCCGATCCCCAGCAGGATCTCCTGCAGCATCCGCATTTCCTGATTGCCGCCGTACAGTTGTGACGTGATCAGGCGATCTTCAGGGTTGTTTTCCTCCAGATTGGTGTCCAGCAGATAGAGCGGCACCCGTCCCACCTGCACCCGCCAGATATGGGCCTTGAAGTGACGCGGCCCAAACTCCAGCTCCACCTCAAAGGGGCGGCCCAGCTGATCCCGCTCCAGAATCAGCGGCAGGTTGTAAAAATCATTTTCCGGATAAATCTCCTGCTGCCAGCCCTCGTTGTTCAAATACTGACGGAAATAGCCCTGACGATACAGCAGCCCTACCCCAACCAGCGGCAAGCCCAGATCAGAGGCTGACTTGAGGTGGTCGCCGGCCAGAATCCCCAGACCACCTGAGTAGACCGCCAGCGATTCATGCAGGCCGAACTCCATGGAAAAGTAGGCGGTCTTCAGTTCAGCATCGCCGTTGTACTCCTTCTGAAACCAGGATTTCTCAGACATATAGGCGGT
Above is a window of Trichlorobacter lovleyi SZ DNA encoding:
- a CDS encoding response regulator, coding for MANILIVDDSSTMRKIISRSLRQAGLPVDDILEGGDGIEGLNVLQTSGKTVDLILSDINMPNMDGLEFVKAVRANGFSMPIVMITTEGGEDVIADAIASGAKDSIKKPFTPEQLNEKLGGLL
- a CDS encoding methyl-accepting chemotaxis protein — translated: MNFTIKQKMTALIAFLLGVAVLVTGLMLFTFYKINSSLDQMDRITKIQHAAMQGSIHMLKAREYEGEFFTRKDDKWTARVEKEVGEVYKVLEQLDKVNVDKKIKEHSAKAQQLGKAYVEQFKGLVATFKGGGDVIEGREELRDVINEFQPQLEDYIPKIAAALHKKASAELDSTIAKGKTIMLVVLVGSAIGQVVLLLFIVLPVLRSISSMTERLKDIATGEGDLTKRIEVSSRDEIGETAGWFNTFVENLAVIIGQVAANARQVTAVAESVRRNSSAMVASSEEMAGQAASVAVAAEEMSATAFEIASSCTRSAASAAEADQATETGARVIQETIAGMQRIAERVGEAAANVEELGAKSNQIGTIVGTIEDIADQTNMLALNAAIEAARAGEQGRGFAVVADEVRALSERTTKATKEIGDMIRMIQQETGGAVRAIENGVAEVENGTREASRSGEALGVITNEIQNVTQQMSQIATAAEEQSATTNSISQSIRQITDVVQESTDKAQDSSRSAEELSRLAEELQRLMGKFRV
- a CDS encoding YbgA family protein → MKQSHRIALGVSSCLLGQNVRYDGGHKLNHYIADLLSIYFDFVPVCPEVECGLPTPREAMHLTGDPAAPRLIAVRTGRDLTAQMHSWSAQRIQELKPLRLRGFIFKKNSPSSGLFRVKVYQDKGPPLTSGRGLFAHAVTRAFPLLPVEEEGRLTDTRLRENFIERVYGYDRLLTLLDSNPAKADLIQFHTLHKLLLMAHSPDHYRRLGKLVASTSPVHALLPSYASLFMEALQLLATPAKQTNVLMHCMGYFKKQLEAWEKQELLELIERYRMQQLPLIVPITLLKHHMQRFGQPYLEQQLYFSPHPDELMLRNHA
- a CDS encoding response regulator, whose product is MARIMIIDDSLVARMSLKACIPKDAGHELTEGNDGSVAIELYQSFKPDVTFMDLTMPGVDGIVALEAIRRLDPSARVIILTADIQRRTIERVTELGACAVVKKPPAKEAVLAELDKVLADGTKP
- a CDS encoding chemotaxis protein CheC translates to MTNSTRELTELEKDALQEIMNIGFGRAAADLAEIINLHVILSVPHIAVLQSDEVIRYVQEEIPDTTDMSMITQFFSGKFSGGSFLVFPHGEGRKLLRIFDGEMSLLGENYDIDILEKETLVEVGNIIIGACVGKIAEMLGDVVTYAPPRFFSQEQIYGTLGNVLNTSDSFAILFKTVFNFEQYNVSGYLFLVSQYSIMPWLKQAIAEFLGPYE
- a CDS encoding sensor domain-containing diguanylate cyclase, coding for MSEYHQIFNTINLGLVVLDRELTVTCWNRWMELHSDIPAERIIGRKICDVFPALCENSFIRIVKSVFAFGNYASYSQKLHKYLFPMKNPHGSSALFPQMQQNCTFGPLRNDNKEISAIYITVQDVTDFVIYEHKLIQMAKVDGLTGVFNRRYLDTRLQEELERSRRHGNPLSIMMLDIDHFKEINDTHGHICGDYTLRKISELLLELVRTSDILGRYGGEEFCCILPETSFEQALVLAERCRTQVAASQFSCTDHQSRVTVSIGVTDLHRDDTLDSIIKRADDALYQAKRTGRNRVCSSPVPVENAT
- a CDS encoding chemotaxis protein CheA, which gives rise to MIDELAEIREAFALESVEMLAEMESALLALETVPALGDDFNRLFRAVHTIKGSASIVSADQVEAFCHALEHLLVKVREHELPLTKELFTLCLQCHDHIRNLIVAFESAETELPPRHDQLLTMITRWQPPDVIEAAVPAEPDLLQTDEVNTEESAASQKVVRVDAQKLDQLINLVVELVTASSELESHVKQTGDNASLESAAAVSLLVKKIQERAMVFRMVPVGDLFRRFQRLVHDLAASSGKKIQLIIAGADTELDKVMAERLREPLVHLIRNAIDHGIEPPAERQAAGKPATGTIRMNAFQEAGSIVIEVRDDGRGICRERVLQRAVERGLIRPLEVVDRDPLALIFEPGFSTTEEATLLSGRGVGMDVVKRTIEELRGKIDVTSSEGQGACFQLRLPLSLALIDGFMVTVGNDAYILPMDLVDETIDLPAEAAAGLLLRGYLNIRGEALPCLDLRDIVKPAVPAPLSRFIVVVKQDGRRIGLAVDVLVGEVKAVIKPLGRLYRDARIISGATILGDGTIALILDLPELLRIHGS